The following proteins are encoded in a genomic region of Rhinolophus ferrumequinum isolate MPI-CBG mRhiFer1 chromosome 17, mRhiFer1_v1.p, whole genome shotgun sequence:
- the LOC117037325 gene encoding small integral membrane protein 4 isoform X2, with protein sequence MFSRAQVRRVLQRVPGKQRLGVYRFLPFFFVLGGTMEWIMIKVRVGQETFYDVYRRKASERQYQRRLEDAPETESQQSINTTYSKLRVTAQRWLECEDQ encoded by the exons ATGTTTTCCAGGGCCCAGGTGAGGCGGGTTCTGCAGCGGGTGCCCGGGAAGCAGCGACTCGGCGTCTACCGGTTTCTGCCCTTCTTTTTTGTTCTGGGAGGAACCATGGAGTGGATCATGATTAAAGTACGCGTGGGCCAGGAGACCTTCT ACGATGTCTACCGTAGAAAAGCCTCAGAAAGACAGTATCAGAGGAGGCTGGAAGATGCACCAGAGACTGAATCTCAGCAGTCAATAAA CACTACCTACAGCAAACTCAGAGTCACTGCTCAGAGATGGCTTGAATGTGAAGACCAGTGA
- the LOC117037325 gene encoding small integral membrane protein 4 isoform X1, whose product MFSRAQVRRVLQRVPGKQRLGVYRFLPFFFVLGGTMEWIMIKVRVGQETFYDVYRRKASERQYQRRLEDAPETESQQSIKSTNTRAGHPSGLGGERLHILL is encoded by the exons ATGTTTTCCAGGGCCCAGGTGAGGCGGGTTCTGCAGCGGGTGCCCGGGAAGCAGCGACTCGGCGTCTACCGGTTTCTGCCCTTCTTTTTTGTTCTGGGAGGAACCATGGAGTGGATCATGATTAAAGTACGCGTGGGCCAGGAGACCTTCT ACGATGTCTACCGTAGAAAAGCCTCAGAAAGACAGTATCAGAGGAGGCTGGAAGATGCACCAGAGACTGAATCTCAGCAGTCAATAAA ATCCACGAACACAAGGGCTGGACATCCATCAGGACTTGGGGGCGAAAGGCTTCACATCCTTCTGTGA